The DNA sequence CGGCGACACCCTGAGCGGTATCGAGGGCTTGATTGGCTCGGCGTACGGGGATTCCCTGACCGGAGACCTTGGCGACAATCCGCTGGTGGGCCGGGCCGGCGATGACCGACTGCTCGGTGGTCGAGGCGATGACCGCCTTGCTCCCGGCGCCGGACAGGACCTCCTCTTCGGCGGTTGGGGAACCGATACTGCAGATTACTCCGGGGCAGCATCCGGAACCCGAGTGGATCTGGCCCTGGGCTATGCTCGGAAAGATGGCGAGACGGATGTACTCGCCTCTATCGAAGCGGCACAGGGATCGGCCCATGCCGACGCCCTGAACGGCGACTGGGGGGAGAACTATCTTGCGGGAGGCGCCGGGGATGACCGCTTGGCCGGTCGTGCGGGGGCCGATGAGCTGGTCGGCGGCGCCGGCAACGACATCGCCGATTACAGGGGCTCATGGGTGGGCGTCTCGGTGGATCTGGCGGGAGACACCGCCTTGGGCGGTACCGCCCGGGGCGATTCCCTTACCGGAATCGAATCGCTGGCCGGCTCGAGGCGCGGTGATCGTCTGGCTGGTGATGACGGGGCTAATGTCCTGGCCGGCCGTTATGGGAAGGACCATCTGGATGGGGCCATAGGAACCGACTGGCTGCGGGCCGGAATCGGTTGGGATTCTGCCGAGGGCGGTGCCGGTAACGACGCTCTGGAGGGTGGTTATGGCCGGGATAGCCTCGTCGGTGGCGTCGGTAATGATCTGTTGGCCGGGGGCGTCGGCAACGACGAGGTATCGACTGGCGGAGGCGCCAACATGGTGCTGCACAATCGCGATGGCGGTCGTGATCGGGTCGATGCCGCCGGTACCGACCGGCTCACAGTCTCCCTGGGCGGCGGGATCGCCCTTGAGGACCTGAGCCTAACCCGCCACCGGAACGACCTAATTCTTAAC is a window from the Thiohalorhabdus sp. Cl-TMA genome containing:
- a CDS encoding calcium-binding protein, with the protein product MHIEGFDPDDPYGQFPIDTFRFSGGAELTYRDLLARGFDLYGTVGDDVIRGTVLNDRIRGKAGDDRLIGKAGDDRLIGGAGVDVLEGGIGTDRADYSRSSARVSVNLATGSAIGGTAAGDTLSGIEGLIGSAYGDSLTGDLGDNPLVGRAGDDRLLGGRGDDRLAPGAGQDLLFGGWGTDTADYSGAASGTRVDLALGYARKDGETDVLASIEAAQGSAHADALNGDWGENYLAGGAGDDRLAGRAGADELVGGAGNDIADYRGSWVGVSVDLAGDTALGGTARGDSLTGIESLAGSRRGDRLAGDDGANVLAGRYGKDHLDGAIGTDWLRAGIGWDSAEGGAGNDALEGGYGRDSLVGGVGNDLLAGGVGNDEVSTGGGANMVLHNRDGGRDRVDAAGTDRLTVSLGGGIALEDLSLTRHRNDLILNIGERVNKAGPRSAPWGKALGLGEEVIFEDWYASASCRPDSVTLQMVTEATGSYDPNADKTRLRDKLNRYDFTKIVEAFDQAKGGRGRRWDVMDSALANHLEGSDTEALGGELVHRYGVKGSLEGVSRRTVLATLADERFGEEPQSLKGTSSG